DNA from Candidatus Bathyarchaeota archaeon:
TATACCAGTTCATGTAAGGTCAGTCTGGTAGATAAAGATTGGCTTCTTGTTCTGTCAGTGCGCACCATGTTGGAATAAGAGGAGCATTTCATCAATATCCATGCTCAGGGCTCGCATCAATTATGGTTCCGTTCCTGTATTGAACTTCCACACCTGATGCTTGCTGAAATTCTGGCCTAATATTCTTTAGATTTTGGATTTCAACCAAATTCCCTATGTACCATGGATCAAAGATCAACCATTTTCCTTTGTTTATTACTTCTGCCCATTGATGGTCAATATTTTTGAAATGCGCTTGCCTTGTCTCATATCCAGCGTCATGCAATAACTCTTCTATCAATATAGCGGCTTGCCCGCAGGAGCCCCAGCCTTGATACACTATCAGACTTGCTCTGGTAACTCCCCAAATCTTCATTATGTATGGATCAAGAAGTGTACTGCTAATCTGGATGTCGATTCTGAACGACGCCTCAGGTTTATTGTAAGCGTTACGGACGTGGGCATTCAGAAAGGACGACACATTGTTGGTATAATCGTGAAGCCCCAAGTTTTCATTCTCAGCAACAAATGCATCAATCATTTTGCCAGCCTGCGACACCCGTGGCATGAAGACCAGTGAGAATGAAAATATGACCATGAATGATATAGCCAAACTAAGAATAAACATGACTATTGTCCTGTTCTTCTTCAGTTTCATTGGGGTTAGAAAAGAAACTGATAATATGGCTATGACTAGTGGGATCAAAACTAAAAAATCTAGAAGGGGAATAGGTCCAATTAGCCTGCCAATCTCAAGACAGGTAAATTTCCATGGTATTGCCGAGACTATCGTGACCGCAATTACCACATATAATATGGGAACATACTTCAACGCCTTCACAAAATCTGCACGTTTTAGGTTAAAAGCTCCCTTCATCTCGAATCTCAATACCGAATACCACACTTAGGATTAAAACTTTCAGTAAGGCGGGGTTTTTGTAAACGGCCTTGCTCGCATCAGCGGGAGTCTGGCGGGAAGTCACATTATAACGGGCGACAGAAACCCCCCTAAAGGCTAGGGGGGTTGGGGGGTTTTGACCGTCTGCCTGCATGAGCTGGTCTCTAGGAAAGGTTAATCACAACCAAATAGCGCTAGGAAAACCCAGAATGGGTTGTCCTGCTGCAAGCCCTCCCTCTTCCCTTGGGAAGGGGGACGGTGGGGAATGGGTGAGTAGCCCGATGTCTGAGGTTGGGGGGTGGGGGTTGGGTGGGCGTAAGCGACCAGCTTACGACCATGATTTTGCGGCGAGAAGCTAGCAACAGAGTGATATTCCACATATTTTCCACAAAAGTTTAAATAGAATTAAATGGGTAACCGAGTTGTGGGGGAAAGCTCATGAATGTTGATGATGAGTTATACATGCGCACCCGTGGAAGACATTATCGCCTTGAGCGTGAGCGTTTTTATTGGGGTTTCCATCGGCAACGACTTAAGCTTTTTAATATTGGAATTCTTGTCGCTTGTTCCTTGATTGTGTTGTTCTCTTACTTGTACAACCCAGATTATTTCATTGTAGTTTTGACGTTCTCACTACTAACAGGCCTCTTGACAATAGATCTTCACGCGTCGCTCGGGAACATCGCCCGATTACTGTATAGGCTCAATATGCAGACATCCTATCTCCGCGAACGCGTGCTGAGACCTACAATGTCGCGACGCGCCGATATCTTGTCTAGTCTAGGTATTTATGAGCCTGACGTCTACGCTGCAAAACTCAAAGAATTCAGGAAAACTCCTAAAATCTTCTACTATTTAGATAAATCCGTAGTCGAATCTCTTCATAATCAGATAGTGTCTTCAATAAGAACACGAGAAATAACGACTGAAAGCGAAGTGGCAACTTCAAAAGGGATTGAACTAAGCTTTCCAATCAGGCCATCTTATCGGAGCGAGAAATCAGGGAAAGAGAAAATAAGGGCAGAGGTAATCGAGTCTGTGGAAGGAAAATTCGAAGAGGTTCAGAACTATCTTCTTAACAATGAGCTTGTCCAAATAGGGCTAGAAGACTTCAAGTATAACAAGGAGGCTGAGAGCGAATTTCTGGCCACATCTCAGGAAATTAAGGAGAAGTTTGATTTCCAGTTACCTAAGAATGTAACGGAGCAGTTCATTAACATAAACAAAAAGAAATATGTGGATTCCAAGATAGAAGAAGTGAAATCTGCAAGCGGATATATTTTGATGTCTGGTGAGTTCCGTGTTTCGACGAAAGGCAAGGAATGGGGTGTTACATATAAACATCCCGTTAGTTCCGTAATTGACTCGGAAACTGGAGATCAACTTGTATTTGAGGCTTTTTGTCCTAAAATAGAGATGACAACAATTGGAAATGACACATTTAGCAAAACCGATAGGGTAAAAATGGTTCTATTGGCAAACATAGTTAGATTTGATGGACACAAGCTGGAGCTTTTCATGAGACCAATCGCAGTATACTCTTAAGAAGAGGTGAAATTCACTCAAAAGACATCTCGCCGCTTACGTTGAACCGCAACTTTTTCGAGGGACTCTGAAGGTTTTGAGATCCCTAAGAGTCCCACACGTAACTGCATCTCAGCTCCCCAGACGCTTGCTTGAGCATAGTGGTATCCTGCCTATTGCGAAAAGTATTAACTCTATAGCAAAGTATTTTTGCAACTGTTAAGTAAACCCCTAGGTGGTTTTGATGGAGAGTTTAAGGCTTAAGATACGCAAGTCGAAAAATGGGACATATTATGTTCCAAGTTTATCCATAAGAAAACTAAGGTCATTGGCACAGGCTAAGAAAGGAAAACGTCGCTGGTTCTTAAGCAAAGATGAAGGAAGTCTTTATTTGGAGTAGTCACGGGGTTGACGCTTCAATTTCTTTTCAGAGTCTTGAAGAGCTTCATTTATGACTTTCTCAAATGCCTTCAAATTTGACAACCCTTCGATTCTCACGGTCTCTGTAATCTTCTGACGCACAAGCTCAGGAACCTGCATATTTAACTGAACTATCATATTTTGATTGCCTGAACTGTCAACCTGAAAACTCCTTCTTAGGTTTTCCAAGAATCCTTGAAACGCTTCTGTAGTTTCAAAAAGGTCTGCAAACTCAACCAGCGGTTCCAGTCTCCCAAGTTCATGCTTCGTCCTAATATTCTCCTCAGAGATGGTATCCGTTATCAGTTTTTGCCGAGTCAGCTCCTCTTGAAGCTTGTTTACTGCACTCTTTAAAGACTCGACTTTCTCAATATCTACTTTTGGCTGTTCTTTTATGGTCTGGAACTTTTTCAGTTGCCTGAACTTCTGTTGGAGATTAACGGTTGTCAAGTAGGTGTCGTCAGACTGAGTGATGGCTTTTCCACAGAGTTTTTTGCCTGCTGTCAAGCCAATTCCTGAATCTATGGCTGCAGAGAGAAGCATTTTTCTGAAACAATGGAAAGTTAAGCTTTTACCATTCATAGCAATTTTGCATTTTTCAGCTAGCCTCTGTAACAGTCGGTTAAGCCATTCATCTGAAATGTGACGATTTCCATTAGAGGGAAACAGGTAATGATTGCCCTTCTTTCTTTCTAATGTGGGCAGGTAAACTCTAAGAAGGTCTACAGTCTCTTGGCTCAAGAACCCGTGTGCTATTACTTTTTCTTTGCCTGTCATTAAATCAAAGGGGATTGGTGGTTCTTGGTTCAATGATGGCAGGTCATCTTTCTTGAGTTTGATGAAGTCGCTTATTCTTAGCCCTAGGTCTGTAGCCATGCTTAGAATGATTCTTTCTCTGAGGTCTGCAACTTCAAACATTTTTCTGACGTGTTCAATTCTTAGGGGGAAACTTTTGGTTGTCTTGACTGTTTTTGTGACTTTGCTTCCTGCTCTGATTCTTACAGGCATTTGGTAAAATCTGAAAAGCTGCCTTATTCCAATGGTCAGGTTTCTTGAAGTATTAATTGAATATCCTTGTGACAAAAGGTAGCTGTGAAACTTTTCTATTTCTTTTCCGAACCTTACAGACCTGTTCTTGTATTCAATGAGGTTTTCTCCTGCTCTCTGGGTTAGGTCATCTTTTCTTATTTCAAGGGTTTCTTCTGCGCTTTTGCCATACCATTCACAGAACTTCTTGATTCCATATCTGTATTCTTTTTTGGTGTTTGGATTTTGCACTGAATCTAAGAACTCTATTAAACTCAATTCCACTCATCTACACTTCCTTTATATTGTGTGGTATATCAATGTTTTCATAAAGCCAACTAATTGTAAGGTGTGCTCCCGCAATCCCCTCATTTTTCCTTTAACCATCCAAAACATCTATGTATGTTGGTAAAATCCTGCCATGCATGGGTGTGCGCGCATACGCAGACCTTATATCTATCGCGTCTTTGTCTATCGGAACTAAGCTCTTAGGATATATGCTGATGAGATTCACCGAAAATCTCAAGGAACAGTTCCCGTTCATCAAGGGAAATTATTTGATACTCATAATAAGCTGGATTCTAATGGATTTTGCAGGTGAACTGCCGGGAACTTACTATCCGGATTATGTGATCCAACTTGGCGGAAGTGCCACAATTATAGGATTGATCTCTCTTGTTTCGATGTTGTGTCTAGCTTCTGTTCAACTCCCCGGAGGCTATTTGGCTGACAAGTATGGTAGGCGTTGGTTAGTCTCAACAATGACATTTGGGGTAGCTTTTTCGTACATTTTCTACGCAGTAGCACCAACTTGGCACTTCATTTTGATTGGAGCCGCAATACAAAACCTTTGTCTGATTTATCAACCAGCACTGATGGCGACGATGGCAGATTCCTTGCCGCCAGAAAAGCGAGGAATGGGATTCTCTATTCTAAATCTTATAATGAGTGTTGCAACGACTCCGGCTCCGTTAGTGGCTCTCTTCTTGATATCAACCTACGGCTCAGAGACTGGCATGCGAATAGCGTACACCATTGTCACGATATTCTTTATTGTTGCAGCGATTGTGCGGCTAAAATTAACTGAGAGCATGAAAGAAACTGAAAAGGCCACTCTAAATGACATACTACACTCCTATCCGGAATCTCTAAGACAAGGATTAAGCGTTTGGAAAGCAGTGCCACGTTCAACATTGTTCTTGTTCTTCTCCACCATTATCATGCGTGCAGCATTTGCAATGGTGATGGGGCTCTTCTTGGTCTACGGGTTCTATGTTCTTCAAATAGGGGGAGCCCCGCAACCACAGATTTTCACACTTGCGATGGATCCCGCTCTCCAAAACGCGCGCGTTCTCTGGGGTTATGTTATGATCGCTGTATTTCTAGCGATGATAGTTATGTCGTTACCTGTAGGAAAGCTGCTCGATAAGGCTGGCAGAAAAATCCCGTTAATAATGTCCGGTCTCCTGATGATCCCCTCCATTTTGCTTTTCATTTATGGGAATTACATCACCCTTTTCATAGCAATGCCCCTTCTCGGACTCGCCCAACTTCTAGGTTTCTCAGCTTATCAAAGCTTGTTTGCAGATCTTGTCCCCCAAGCACAGAGAGGAAAAGTCACAGGCTCAATGCACTTCTTCACCTACATATTCATGGCTTTTGGAGGACTTGCTGGCGGGCTCTTGTACGACAATGTATCCCCGCAAATCCCCTTTCTAATCATGCTCATCCTAATCATCCTGTCAATTCTCATAACGATCTTTCGCATTAAAGAACCCCAACCTGAAGAAAGAGAAGCCTAGTATTACGCGCGCATACGCGCTACTCGGACAAAGACGACTCTAACCCTTTTTTGCAACTATACAAAAATTTCTACATGATGTTTCTTCATGCAATTGCAAAAAACCACTTTGCGCATATACACATCGTTGAAGCCCAAAAGAATAGATATATAGAGTCCCACTGAAGAGTTTATACGCAATTTAACATACTTGAGGAAAAAGAATTGGCAAGTAAAAACGAAATCCCTGAAGTCAAGATCGTTGAAACTGAAAAAATCAAATTGAAAAACCCTCTTGTCATTCTAGGTTTCGCCGGAGTCGGATTAGTAGGAGGAATAGCAGTTGCCCACATCATCGAACAGCTAGAGATGAGGGAAATCGCCCACTTACGATCCAGATACATTCCGCCAGCAGTGGTCTTCATGAAAGGCAAACTAAGACACCCCTTCAGAATACACTCCAACAAAACAGGCAAACTCTGCACAGTCATTTCCGAAATTCCACTTCGCTCAGACGGAGCCTACCCAATATCCTCCACGCTTTTAGAATGGATAGAGGCAAAAGGAGCAAAGGAACTTGTAGTTTTAGAAGGATTCAGCGTTAACCATTTCCCAAAAGAGCGAAAGGTATTCTGCGCCGCAGAACCCGAAACAATTAAGAAATATCAAGAAAAAGGCGTAAGAATGATAACTGCGGGAATCGTTCAAGGAATTGCCGGCAGCATCCTAGACGAATGCCTATCCAGAAAAATCTCTGGAACCGCCCTTCTGACCCCAGCAGTCTCGTTTATCCCCGACCCCGAGGGCGCAGCAGCACTAATAAACACCTTAAATCGAATCTATAACTTGAAAGTTGACATTAAGGAGCTTCTAAACAAAGCAGAAGAAATCAAACAGAGATTACAGGATCTTGCCGAACGCCATCGAAAAATGAGAGAAGCAGAAGAA
Protein-coding regions in this window:
- a CDS encoding site-specific integrase → MSLIEFLDSVQNPNTKKEYRYGIKKFCEWYGKSAEETLEIRKDDLTQRAGENLIEYKNRSVRFGKEIEKFHSYLLSQGYSINTSRNLTIGIRQLFRFYQMPVRIRAGSKVTKTVKTTKSFPLRIEHVRKMFEVADLRERIILSMATDLGLRISDFIKLKKDDLPSLNQEPPIPFDLMTGKEKVIAHGFLSQETVDLLRVYLPTLERKKGNHYLFPSNGNRHISDEWLNRLLQRLAEKCKIAMNGKSLTFHCFRKMLLSAAIDSGIGLTAGKKLCGKAITQSDDTYLTTVNLQQKFRQLKKFQTIKEQPKVDIEKVESLKSAVNKLQEELTRQKLITDTISEENIRTKHELGRLEPLVEFADLFETTEAFQGFLENLRRSFQVDSSGNQNMIVQLNMQVPELVRQKITETVRIEGLSNLKAFEKVINEALQDSEKKLKRQPRDYSK
- a CDS encoding MFS transporter, which translates into the protein MRFTENLKEQFPFIKGNYLILIISWILMDFAGELPGTYYPDYVIQLGGSATIIGLISLVSMLCLASVQLPGGYLADKYGRRWLVSTMTFGVAFSYIFYAVAPTWHFILIGAAIQNLCLIYQPALMATMADSLPPEKRGMGFSILNLIMSVATTPAPLVALFLISTYGSETGMRIAYTIVTIFFIVAAIVRLKLTESMKETEKATLNDILHSYPESLRQGLSVWKAVPRSTLFLFFSTIIMRAAFAMVMGLFLVYGFYVLQIGGAPQPQIFTLAMDPALQNARVLWGYVMIAVFLAMIVMSLPVGKLLDKAGRKIPLIMSGLLMIPSILLFIYGNYITLFIAMPLLGLAQLLGFSAYQSLFADLVPQAQRGKVTGSMHFFTYIFMAFGGLAGGLLYDNVSPQIPFLIMLILIILSILITIFRIKEPQPEEREA
- a CDS encoding proteasome assembly chaperone family protein; this encodes MASKNEIPEVKIVETEKIKLKNPLVILGFAGVGLVGGIAVAHIIEQLEMREIAHLRSRYIPPAVVFMKGKLRHPFRIHSNKTGKLCTVISEIPLRSDGAYPISSTLLEWIEAKGAKELVVLEGFSVNHFPKERKVFCAAEPETIKKYQEKGVRMITAGIVQGIAGSILDECLSRKISGTALLTPAVSFIPDPEGAAALINTLNRIYNLKVDIKELLNKAEEIKQRLQDLAERHRKMREAEEKSGVPERVYI